One Ctenopharyngodon idella isolate HZGC_01 chromosome 9, HZGC01, whole genome shotgun sequence DNA window includes the following coding sequences:
- the LOC127519405 gene encoding gastrula zinc finger protein XlCGF8.2DB-like, whose translation MAFIKEENEDIKIEEASSVKHEDTEEQTDLMQLKEESQELDEFEVKSHYRKDHDFRTGKKTFNCSIKKKVSSRKRALITETISDFTCQQCGKCFTRKASLNVHMRIHSGEKPFTCQQCGKNYTQKSNLNIHMRIHTGENPFNCQQCGKIFSQKRNLEVHMRVHTGEKPFTCQQCGNSFTHKSSLNVHMRVHTGENPFTCQQCGKIFSRKRNLQVHMRIHTGEKPYTCQQCGNSFTQNSHFNIHMRVHTGEKPFTCQQCGISFTQKSNLNVHMRVHTGENPFTCQQCGKNFSQKRNLEVHMRIHTGEKPFTCSLCGKSFTQKQNLQIHMRTHTGEKDIHVISVERVQM comes from the exons atggcgtttattaaagaggagaatGAAGACATAAAGATTGAAGAAGCATCCAGCgtgaaacatgaagatactgaagaacaaaCAG ACCTGATGCAGCTGAAAGAGGAGAGTCAAGAACTGGATGAATTTGAAGTAAAAAGTCATTATAGAAAAGATCATGATTTCAGaactggaaaaaaaacttttaattgctcaataaaaaaaaaggtttcctCACGAAAAAGAGCTCTGATTACAGAAACTATAAGTGACtttacctgccaacagtgtggaaagtgtTTCACCCGAAAAGCAAGCCTTaatgtccacatgagaattcactctggagagaagcctttcacctgccaacagtgtggaaagaattACACTCAAAAATCAAACCTTAAcatccacatgagaattcacactggagaaaaccCATTCaactgccaacagtgtggaaagatttTCAGTCAAAAACGAAACCTTGaagtccacatgagagttcacactggagagaagccttttacctgccaacagtgtggaaacagTTTCACTCATAAATCAAGCCTTAATgtccacatgagagttcacactggagaaaacccattcacctgccaacagtgtggaaagatttTCAGTCGAAAACGAAACCTtcaagtccacatgagaattcacactggagagaagccttacacctgccaacagtgtggaaacagTTTCACTCAAAACTCACACTTCAACatccacatgagagttcacactggagagaagccttttacctgccaacagtgtggaatcagtttcactcaaaaatcaaACCTTAATgtccacatgagagttcacactggagaaaaccCATTCACTTGCCAGCAGTGTGGAAAGAATTTCAGTCAAAAACGAAACCTTGAGgtacacatgagaattcacactggagagaagccttttacCTGCAGTctgtgtgggaagagcttcacacaaaaacaaaatctacaGATTCACATGAgaactcacactggagagaaagaCATTCacgtgatcagtgtggaaagagttcaGATGTAA
- the LOC127519410 gene encoding gastrula zinc finger protein XlCGF8.2DB-like: MRVHTGEKPYTCQQCEKSFTQKSNLNIHMRIHTGENPFTCQQCGKIFSQKRNLVVHMRVHTGEKPFTCQQCGNSFTHKSSLNVHMRVHTGENPFTCQQCGKIFSRKRNLEVHMRIHTGENIFTCQQCGKIFNQKLNLEVHMRVHTGEKPFTCQQCGISFTQKSNLNVHMRVHTGENPFTCQQCGKNFSQKRNLEVHMRIHTGEKPFTCSLCGKSFTQKQNLQIHMRTHTGEKNVHVISVERVSDVK; this comes from the coding sequence atgagagttcacactggagagaagccttacacctgccaacagtgtgaaaagagtttcactcaaaaatcaaACCTCAAcatccacatgagaattcacactggagaaaacccattcacctgccaacagtgtggaaagatttTCAGTCAAAAACGAAACCTTGTagtccacatgagagttcacactggagagaagcctttcacctgccaacagtgtggaaacagTTTCACTCATAAATCAAGCCTTAATgtccacatgagagttcacactggagaaaacccattcacctgccaacagtgtggaaagatttTCAGTCGAAAACGAAACCttgaagtccacatgagaattcacactggagaaaacatattcacctgccaacagtgtggaaagatttTCAATCAAAAACTAAACCTTGaagtccacatgagagttcacactggagagaagccttttacctgccaacagtgtggaatcagtttcactcaaaaatcaaACCTTAATgtccacatgagagttcacactggagaaaaccCATTCacttgccaacagtgtggaaagaattTCAGTCAAAAACGAAACCTTGAGgtacacatgagaattcacactggagagaagccttttacCTGCAGTctgtgtgggaagagcttcacacaaaaacaaaatctacaGATTCACATGAgaactcacactggagagaagaaCGTTCacgtgatcagtgtggaaagagtttcagatgTAAAATAA